The following are from one region of the Pseudomonas putida genome:
- the rlmH gene encoding 23S rRNA (pseudouridine(1915)-N(3))-methyltransferase RlmH — protein sequence MRLRLIAVGSRMPKWVEEGWHEYAKRLPAELSLELVEVPLNTRGKNADVARLIRQEGEAMLSKVQPGERIVTLEVHGKPWSTEQLATELDRWRLDARTVNLMVGGPEGLAPEVCARAEQRWSLSPLTLPHPLVRILIGEQIYRAWTVLSGHPYHK from the coding sequence GTGCGTCTGCGCCTGATCGCGGTCGGCTCGCGCATGCCGAAGTGGGTCGAGGAAGGCTGGCATGAATATGCCAAGCGCCTGCCTGCCGAGCTGTCGCTGGAGCTGGTGGAAGTTCCGCTGAATACCCGTGGCAAGAATGCCGACGTCGCCCGCCTGATTCGTCAGGAGGGCGAGGCCATGCTGAGCAAGGTTCAGCCAGGGGAACGCATCGTTACCCTCGAGGTCCATGGCAAGCCCTGGAGTACCGAGCAGCTGGCGACCGAACTGGACCGCTGGCGCCTGGATGCGCGCACGGTGAATTTGATGGTGGGTGGCCCGGAAGGCCTGGCTCCCGAGGTCTGTGCACGCGCCGAGCAACGCTGGTCGCTGTCGCCGCTGACCCTGCCGCACCCATTGGTAAGGATACTCATCGGCGAGCAGATCTACCGCGCCTGGACCGTGTTGTCCGGGCATCCTTACCATAAATGA
- the mltB gene encoding lytic murein transglycosylase B, giving the protein MQAVRNWAARCAPWIGAVGLFGAVQLAHAGDYQGSPQVDQFVGEMSRDYGFAPEQLMGVFREVQRKQSILDAISRPAERVKPWKDYRPMFITDARIARGVDFWRQHEAVLARAEQEYGVPAQYIVAIIGVETFFGRNTGNYRVIDALSTLGFDYPPRAEFFRKELREFLLLARDEQLDPLTLKGSYAGAMGLPQFMPSSFRNFAVDFDGDGHINIWNNPDDAIGSVASYFKRHGWVAGEGVVSRAWVDGDRADEGLTTGIEPVKTVGELRTLGWSVHDSLRDDLPVTAFRLEGDNGPEYWMGLKNFYAITRYNRSVMYAMAVHQLSEQLVQARGVK; this is encoded by the coding sequence ATGCAAGCAGTGCGTAACTGGGCTGCCCGTTGTGCGCCGTGGATCGGTGCGGTGGGCCTGTTCGGCGCTGTACAGCTGGCCCATGCCGGCGATTACCAAGGCTCGCCCCAGGTGGACCAGTTCGTTGGCGAGATGAGCCGCGACTATGGCTTTGCCCCTGAGCAGCTGATGGGGGTGTTCCGTGAAGTGCAGCGCAAACAGTCGATCCTCGACGCCATTTCGCGCCCGGCTGAACGGGTAAAGCCGTGGAAGGACTACCGGCCAATGTTCATCACCGACGCGCGCATCGCCCGCGGTGTGGACTTCTGGCGCCAGCACGAGGCGGTGCTGGCCCGCGCCGAGCAGGAATACGGCGTGCCGGCGCAGTACATCGTCGCCATCATCGGCGTGGAAACCTTCTTTGGTCGCAACACCGGTAACTACCGGGTGATCGATGCGTTGTCGACCCTGGGCTTCGACTACCCGCCACGCGCCGAATTCTTCCGCAAGGAGCTGCGCGAGTTCCTGCTGCTGGCCCGCGACGAGCAGCTTGACCCCTTGACGCTCAAGGGCTCCTACGCCGGTGCCATGGGCTTGCCGCAGTTCATGCCGAGCAGCTTCCGCAACTTTGCGGTGGACTTCGACGGTGACGGCCACATCAATATCTGGAACAACCCGGACGATGCCATCGGCAGCGTGGCCAGCTACTTCAAGCGCCACGGCTGGGTGGCCGGCGAAGGTGTGGTCAGCCGCGCCTGGGTGGACGGTGACCGCGCCGACGAAGGCCTGACTACCGGCATCGAACCGGTAAAAACCGTTGGGGAGTTGCGCACGCTTGGCTGGTCGGTCCATGATTCGCTGCGCGATGATCTGCCGGTTACCGCCTTCCGTCTCGAGGGTGACAATGGCCCTGAATACTGGATGGGCCTGAAGAACTTCTACGCGATCACTCGCTACAACCGCAGCGTGATGTATGCCATGGCGGTGCATCAGCTTTCGGAACAGCTGGTTCAAGCACGGGGCGTCAAGTAA
- the rsfS gene encoding ribosome silencing factor has product MNKQKIHGEELVALTKAALEDVKAQDIQVIDVREKHSLTDYMIIATGTSNRQINAMLEKVREAVKAKGAQPLGEEGKGDSDWVLLDLNDVIVHMMTAAARQFYDLERLWQGAEQSRAADGKHHSPDHAHEYSDKLKDRE; this is encoded by the coding sequence ATGAACAAGCAGAAAATCCACGGCGAAGAACTGGTCGCCCTGACCAAGGCAGCGCTGGAAGACGTCAAGGCCCAGGACATCCAGGTCATCGACGTGCGCGAAAAGCACAGCCTGACCGACTACATGATCATTGCCACTGGTACCTCCAACCGCCAGATCAACGCGATGCTGGAAAAGGTGCGCGAGGCGGTCAAGGCCAAGGGTGCCCAGCCACTGGGTGAAGAAGGCAAGGGTGACAGCGACTGGGTGTTGCTGGACCTGAACGACGTCATCGTGCACATGATGACCGCCGCTGCCCGTCAGTTCTACGACCTGGAGCGCCTGTGGCAGGGTGCCGAGCAAAGCCGTGCTGCCGATGGCAAGCACCACAGCCCGGACCATGCCCACGAGTACTCCGACAAGCTCAAGGACCGGGAATAA
- a CDS encoding septal ring lytic transglycosylase RlpA family protein produces the protein MRAIISGNTFKLLTCLAVGVVLASCSSSRPPQQSGGNVVRAQPGLDINRAHKDGAPWWDVDVSKIPDATPTVHTGNYKANPYTVLGKTYYPMQDSRNYRAEGTASWYGTKFHGQNTANGELYDLYGMSAAHKTLPLPAYVRVTNLANGRSVILRVNDRGPFYSDRIIDLSYAAAKKLGYAEIGTAHVRVEGIDPQQWWAQRGQTPPMVLKEPQVAQTQAIPASTGRVEQWTPPPQQHAAPVVPVQVAGNNVPAGSGGSFLQVGAFANPDAAELLRSKLSSMVSAPVFISSIVRNQQTLHRVRLGPISSQGEIQQAQDSIRLANLGQAKLVTAD, from the coding sequence ATGCGCGCAATCATCTCTGGCAACACCTTCAAGCTGCTCACCTGTCTCGCCGTCGGCGTGGTGCTGGCCAGCTGTTCGTCCAGCCGCCCGCCCCAGCAGAGCGGTGGCAATGTGGTGCGCGCCCAGCCGGGCCTGGACATCAACCGGGCACACAAGGACGGCGCGCCGTGGTGGGACGTGGATGTGAGCAAGATCCCTGACGCCACGCCAACCGTGCACACCGGCAACTACAAGGCCAACCCGTACACGGTGCTGGGCAAGACCTACTACCCGATGCAGGACTCGCGCAACTACCGCGCCGAGGGCACCGCGTCGTGGTACGGCACCAAGTTCCACGGCCAGAACACCGCCAATGGCGAGCTTTACGACCTGTACGGCATGAGTGCGGCGCACAAGACCCTGCCGCTACCGGCCTACGTGCGGGTGACCAACCTGGCCAACGGCCGCAGTGTGATCCTGCGGGTCAACGACCGTGGGCCGTTCTATTCGGACCGCATAATCGACCTTTCCTATGCCGCGGCGAAAAAGCTTGGTTATGCCGAGATCGGTACCGCGCACGTGCGTGTCGAAGGCATCGACCCGCAGCAATGGTGGGCTCAGCGTGGCCAGACGCCACCGATGGTGCTGAAAGAGCCGCAGGTAGCCCAGACCCAGGCGATTCCGGCCAGTACCGGGCGCGTCGAGCAGTGGACCCCGCCGCCCCAACAGCACGCAGCGCCAGTGGTGCCGGTGCAGGTGGCTGGCAACAACGTGCCGGCCGGCAGTGGCGGCAGCTTCCTGCAGGTGGGCGCCTTCGCCAACCCGGACGCCGCCGAACTGCTGCGCTCCAAGCTCAGCAGCATGGTCAGCGCGCCTGTGTTCATCAGTTCGATCGTGCGTAACCAGCAGACCCTGCACCGCGTGCGCCTGGGGCCGATCAGCAGCCAGGGCGAGATCCAGCAGGCGCAGGACAGCATTCGCCTGGCGAACCTTGGGCAGGCCAAGCTGGTCACAGCTGACTGA
- the mrdA gene encoding penicillin-binding protein 2, whose protein sequence is MSQPIRLKDHEKDARLVRNRVVVGAAAVMLLVCVLIARLYYLQVIQHDYHSTLSENNRVHVQPIPPTRGLIFDRNGVIVADNRPSFSLSMTRERAGNWQEVLDTIVEVLELTADDRALFEKRMRQGRRPFEPVPILFELNEEQIARVAVNQFRLPGVEVVAQLVRHYPQGAHFAHSVGYVGRINEKELKTLDPVNYSGTHHIGKTGIERFYEADLHGQVGYEEVETNARGRVLRVLKRTDPKPGKDIVLSLDIKLQEAAEAALGGRRGAVVALDPRTGEVLAMVSQPSFDPNLFVTGIGFKAYAELRDSIDRPLFNRVLRGLYPPGSTIKPAVAIAGLDSGVVNAGSRVFDPGYYQLPNYDHKYRNWNRSGDGWVDLDTAIMRSNDTYFYDLAHKMGIDRLSSYMNKFGIGQRVALDMFEESAGLMPSREWKRATRRQAWFPGETLILGIGQGYMQATPLQLAQATALIANKGVWNRPHLAKTIEGQPPVDDNPMENIVLRDKSDWAKVTHGMEQVMHNARGTARKAAIGSQYRIAGKSGTAQVVAIKQGEKYDRNKLQERHRDHALFVAFAPAENPKIVVSVMVENGESGSGVAAPVVRQVMDAWLLDENGRLKPEFAPATVTQESAL, encoded by the coding sequence ATGTCGCAGCCGATCCGTCTCAAGGACCACGAGAAAGACGCCCGCCTGGTGCGCAACCGCGTCGTGGTCGGCGCAGCGGCGGTCATGCTGCTTGTTTGCGTGCTGATCGCGCGGTTGTACTACCTGCAGGTCATCCAGCACGACTATCACTCGACGCTGTCGGAGAACAACCGGGTGCATGTGCAGCCGATCCCGCCGACCCGCGGGCTGATCTTCGACCGCAACGGGGTGATCGTCGCCGATAACCGGCCCAGCTTCAGCCTGTCGATGACCCGCGAACGTGCGGGTAACTGGCAGGAAGTGCTGGATACCATCGTCGAAGTGCTGGAGCTGACAGCCGACGACCGCGCCCTGTTCGAGAAGCGCATGCGCCAGGGCCGTCGGCCGTTCGAGCCGGTGCCGATCCTGTTCGAGCTCAACGAAGAGCAGATCGCTCGCGTGGCAGTGAACCAGTTCCGCCTGCCTGGCGTGGAAGTGGTGGCACAGTTGGTGCGCCATTACCCGCAGGGCGCGCACTTCGCCCATTCGGTGGGGTATGTAGGGCGGATCAACGAGAAAGAGCTGAAAACCCTCGACCCGGTGAACTACAGCGGCACCCACCACATCGGCAAGACCGGCATCGAACGCTTCTACGAAGCCGACCTGCATGGCCAGGTGGGCTACGAGGAAGTCGAAACCAACGCCCGCGGCCGCGTACTGCGGGTGCTCAAGCGCACCGACCCGAAACCGGGCAAAGACATCGTGCTGAGCCTGGACATCAAGCTGCAGGAGGCCGCCGAGGCAGCCCTGGGTGGCCGGCGTGGTGCGGTGGTGGCGCTCGACCCGCGTACCGGCGAGGTGTTGGCGATGGTCAGCCAGCCCAGCTTCGACCCCAACCTGTTCGTCACCGGCATTGGCTTCAAGGCCTATGCCGAGCTGCGCGACTCGATCGACCGACCGCTGTTCAACCGCGTGCTGCGTGGCCTGTACCCGCCAGGCTCGACCATCAAGCCGGCGGTGGCCATCGCCGGCCTTGACAGTGGCGTGGTCAATGCCGGCAGCCGGGTATTCGACCCGGGCTACTATCAGCTGCCCAACTACGACCACAAATACCGTAACTGGAACCGCTCGGGCGATGGCTGGGTCGACCTGGACACCGCGATCATGCGCTCCAACGACACCTACTTCTACGACCTTGCGCACAAGATGGGCATCGATCGGTTGTCCAGCTACATGAACAAGTTCGGTATCGGCCAGCGGGTTGCCCTCGACATGTTCGAGGAATCCGCCGGGCTGATGCCGTCCCGCGAATGGAAGCGCGCTACCCGCCGCCAGGCCTGGTTCCCCGGCGAGACCCTGATCCTCGGCATCGGCCAGGGCTACATGCAGGCGACGCCGCTGCAACTGGCCCAAGCCACTGCGCTGATCGCCAACAAGGGTGTGTGGAACCGGCCGCACCTGGCCAAGACTATCGAAGGCCAGCCGCCGGTGGACGACAACCCGATGGAAAACATCGTGCTGCGTGACAAGTCCGACTGGGCCAAGGTCACCCATGGCATGGAGCAGGTGATGCACAACGCCCGCGGTACCGCACGCAAGGCGGCCATCGGCTCGCAGTACCGCATTGCCGGCAAGAGCGGTACCGCCCAGGTGGTGGCGATCAAGCAGGGCGAGAAGTACGACCGTAACAAGCTCCAGGAGCGCCATCGCGACCACGCCCTGTTCGTCGCCTTCGCCCCTGCCGAGAACCCGAAGATCGTGGTTTCGGTGATGGTCGAGAACGGCGAGTCCGGCTCGGGCGTCGCCGCCCCGGTGGTGCGCCAGGTGATGGACGCCTGGCTGCTCGACGAAAACGGCCGGCTCAAGCCCGAGTTCGCGCCTGCCACCGTTACCCAGGAATCAGCCCTGTGA
- the rodA gene encoding rod shape-determining protein RodA: MRRRASFLQRIHVDGPLLIILLTLAAGSLFVLYSASGKNWDLLLKQATSFGIGLVSMFIIAQLEPRFMARWVPLAYLAGVLLLVVVDVMGHNAMGATRWINIPGVIRFQPSEFMKIIMPATIAWYLSKRTLPPHLKHVAISLVLIGVPFILIVRQPDLGTALLILASGAFVLFMGGLRWRWILSVLAAAVPVAVAMWFFVMHDYQKQRVLTFLDPESDPLGTGWNIIQSKAAIGSGGVFGKGWLLGTQSHLDFLPESHTDFIIAVLGEEFGLVGICLLLIVYLLLIGRGLMITAQAQTLFGKLLAGSLTMTFFVYVFVNIGMVSGLLPVVGVPLPFISYGGTSLVTLLSAFGVLMSIHTHRKWIAQV; the protein is encoded by the coding sequence ATGCGCCGGCGCGCCAGCTTTCTGCAGCGCATCCACGTCGACGGCCCTTTGCTGATCATTCTGCTGACCCTCGCGGCCGGCAGCCTGTTCGTGCTGTATTCGGCCAGTGGCAAGAACTGGGACCTGCTGCTCAAGCAGGCCACCTCGTTCGGTATCGGCCTGGTATCGATGTTCATCATCGCCCAGCTGGAACCACGCTTCATGGCCCGCTGGGTGCCGCTGGCCTACCTGGCCGGGGTGCTATTGCTGGTGGTGGTGGACGTGATGGGCCACAACGCCATGGGCGCCACGCGCTGGATCAACATCCCCGGGGTGATCCGCTTCCAGCCCTCGGAGTTCATGAAGATCATCATGCCGGCGACCATCGCCTGGTACCTGTCCAAGCGCACCTTGCCACCGCATCTGAAGCATGTGGCGATCAGCCTGGTGCTGATCGGCGTGCCGTTCATCCTGATCGTGCGCCAGCCCGACCTGGGCACGGCGCTGCTGATCCTCGCTTCCGGGGCTTTCGTACTGTTCATGGGCGGCCTGCGCTGGCGCTGGATCCTCAGCGTGCTGGCGGCTGCGGTGCCAGTGGCGGTGGCGATGTGGTTCTTCGTCATGCACGACTACCAGAAGCAGCGGGTACTGACCTTCCTCGACCCGGAAAGCGACCCGTTGGGCACTGGCTGGAACATCATCCAGTCGAAGGCGGCGATCGGCTCGGGCGGGGTGTTCGGCAAGGGCTGGCTGCTCGGCACCCAGTCGCACCTGGACTTCCTGCCGGAAAGCCACACCGACTTCATCATTGCCGTGCTCGGCGAGGAATTCGGCCTGGTCGGCATCTGCCTGCTGCTGATCGTCTACCTGCTGCTGATTGGCCGTGGCCTGATGATCACCGCCCAGGCGCAGACCCTGTTTGGCAAGCTGCTGGCGGGCAGCCTGACCATGACCTTCTTTGTATACGTGTTCGTCAATATCGGTATGGTCAGCGGCCTTCTGCCCGTAGTGGGCGTGCCGCTGCCCTTCATCAGCTATGGCGGAACTTCGTTGGTGACGCTGCTGTCAGCGTTTGGCGTTCTGATGTCGATCCATACGCATCGCAAATGGATCGCTCAGGTTTGA